In one window of Leifsonia sp. NPDC080035 DNA:
- a CDS encoding PspA/IM30 family protein, which yields MAKQSIFGRISQLLKANINALLDQAEDPEKMLDQMVRDFTNSIADAESAIAETIGNLRLLEDDHKEDVEAAAEWGSKALAASKQADGYRAAGNTADADKFDNLAKVALQRQISSENEAKAAEPQIASQTEVVEKLKAGLNGMKEKLEQLKSKRAELIARAKSAQAQAQVMDAVKSIDILDPTSEVSRFEEKIRREEARVRGAQELAASSLDAQFNQLDDLGEMTEVEARLAALKSGGTPQAVTSGSDASEPYTPGQ from the coding sequence ATGGCAAAGCAGTCCATCTTCGGCCGGATCTCCCAGCTGCTGAAGGCGAACATCAACGCGCTCCTCGACCAGGCCGAGGACCCGGAGAAGATGCTGGACCAGATGGTCCGCGACTTCACCAACAGCATCGCCGACGCCGAGAGCGCGATCGCCGAGACCATCGGCAACCTGCGCCTGCTCGAGGACGACCACAAGGAGGACGTGGAGGCGGCCGCCGAGTGGGGCTCGAAGGCCCTGGCCGCGAGCAAACAGGCGGACGGCTACCGCGCGGCGGGCAACACCGCGGACGCCGACAAGTTCGACAACCTCGCCAAGGTGGCGCTGCAACGCCAGATCTCGTCCGAGAACGAGGCGAAGGCCGCCGAGCCGCAGATCGCGTCGCAGACCGAGGTGGTGGAGAAGCTGAAGGCCGGCCTGAACGGCATGAAGGAGAAGCTGGAGCAGCTGAAGTCCAAGCGCGCCGAGCTCATCGCGCGCGCCAAGAGCGCGCAGGCGCAAGCGCAGGTGATGGACGCGGTGAAGAGCATCGACATCCTCGACCCGACCAGCGAGGTCTCGCGTTTCGAGGAGAAGATCCGGCGCGAGGAGGCCCGGGTCCGCGGTGCGCAGGAGCTCGCCGCATCCAGCCTCGACGCCCAGTTCAACCAGCTCGACGACCTCGGCGAGATGACCGAGGTGGAGGCGAGGCTCGCCGCCCTCAAGTCCGGCGGCACCCCGCAGGCGGTCACGTCCGGCAGCGACGCGTCCGAGCCGTACACGCCGGGACAGTGA
- a CDS encoding ATP-dependent DNA ligase — protein MRPSAESPVAPMLAKAVPAVPDQDSVAGGLSYEPKWDGFRAIVYAADAGDGTVGDVEIGSRGSKMLTRYFPELVEAFRRVLPGPCVLDGEIVVPTGEPGKQRLDWEALSQRIHPAASRVKLLAEQTPATFVAFDLLAIGDESYLEKPFAERRAALEGFAGDLPAPVQLTRTTTDDELARQWLIEFEGAGLDGVVAKPLAGAYAPNKRTMLKIKHHRTADVVVLGYRIHASGRGVGSLLVGLYGDDGDLRNVGGVSAFSDATRLALVDELDPLVERDETGATVKGETDRSRFSASKDVSFIRLRPERVLEVRYDQMEGMRFRHTAQFERWRPDRDPRSCTYEQLDRPVAYDLGDVLT, from the coding sequence ATGCGCCCGTCAGCGGAGTCCCCCGTCGCCCCGATGCTCGCCAAGGCCGTCCCCGCCGTGCCCGACCAGGACAGCGTCGCAGGCGGCCTCAGTTACGAACCGAAGTGGGACGGCTTCCGCGCCATCGTCTACGCCGCCGACGCCGGCGACGGGACGGTCGGCGACGTCGAGATCGGCAGCCGCGGCTCCAAGATGCTCACCCGCTACTTCCCGGAGCTGGTGGAGGCGTTCCGCCGCGTGCTGCCCGGCCCGTGCGTCCTCGACGGCGAGATCGTGGTGCCGACCGGCGAACCGGGCAAGCAGCGGCTGGACTGGGAGGCGCTCTCCCAGCGCATCCACCCCGCCGCGAGCCGGGTGAAGCTGCTCGCCGAGCAGACCCCGGCCACTTTCGTCGCGTTCGACCTGCTCGCCATCGGCGACGAGTCCTACCTCGAGAAGCCGTTCGCCGAGCGCCGGGCGGCGCTCGAGGGGTTCGCGGGCGACCTGCCCGCACCCGTGCAGCTGACCCGCACCACGACCGACGACGAGCTGGCCAGGCAGTGGCTGATCGAGTTCGAGGGCGCGGGGCTCGACGGCGTCGTCGCCAAGCCGCTCGCCGGCGCGTACGCGCCGAACAAACGCACGATGCTGAAGATCAAGCACCACCGCACGGCCGATGTCGTCGTGCTCGGCTACCGCATCCACGCCAGCGGCCGCGGCGTCGGCTCGCTGCTGGTCGGTCTTTACGGCGACGACGGTGACCTGCGCAACGTCGGCGGGGTCTCCGCGTTCAGCGACGCCACGCGCCTCGCGCTCGTCGATGAGCTCGACCCGCTCGTCGAGCGCGACGAGACCGGGGCCACCGTGAAGGGCGAGACCGACCGCAGCCGGTTCTCCGCCAGCAAGGACGTGTCGTTCATCCGGCTGCGCCCCGAGCGCGTGCTCGAGGTGCGCTACGACCAGATGGAGGGGATGCGGTTCCGCCACACGGCGCAGTTCGAGCGCTGGCGCCCGGACCGGGACCCGCGCTCGTGCACCTACGAGCAGCTCGACCGGCCCGTCGCCTACGACCTCGGCGACGTCCTCACCTGA
- a CDS encoding SIP domain-containing protein gives MYRPDHATHTASTAHHDDRVQFLVVADETSLAELEAELALLPLCARGRVFVEVEDEGDVAPIAAPIRMTVTWLPRSRRSGRPGTAGRCGRGEAALRAVRAWTTEMLCDGPGRTRAIVLGSWPVVTEIREHLAEVVGMTPESIVEPARG, from the coding sequence ATGTACCGTCCCGACCACGCCACGCACACCGCGTCCACCGCGCACCACGACGACCGCGTGCAGTTCCTCGTCGTCGCCGACGAGACGTCGCTCGCTGAGCTGGAGGCGGAACTCGCGCTGCTCCCGCTGTGCGCCCGCGGCCGCGTGTTCGTCGAGGTGGAGGACGAGGGTGACGTCGCGCCGATCGCCGCCCCGATCCGGATGACGGTGACCTGGCTTCCGCGCTCCCGCCGGTCCGGCCGCCCCGGCACCGCCGGGCGCTGCGGGCGCGGGGAGGCGGCGCTGCGTGCCGTGCGCGCCTGGACGACCGAGATGCTGTGCGACGGCCCGGGCCGGACGCGAGCCATCGTGCTCGGCTCGTGGCCGGTCGTCACCGAGATCCGCGAGCACCTCGCCGAGGTCGTCGGGATGACGCCGGAGTCGATCGTCGAGCCCGCTCGGGGCTGA
- a CDS encoding lipase maturation factor family protein — MDVFGWLAGTDYTIAREILQRGVAALYLIAFVSAVNQFPALLGEHGLLPAPRFLRHAYARSQPTLFRWRYSDGMLLAVAWTGAALSALIVAGVVQLAPSWLLVPVVLIVWFLYLSIVHIGQTFYGFGWESLLCEAGFTVAFLGSWDTAPPITIILLVRWLMFRLEFGAGMIKMRGDRSWRDLTALYYHHETQPMPNPLSRTAHLLPRWWHRVEVLGNHFAQLVAPWLLFLPQPVASAAAAVVILTQFWLIATGNFAWLNWITVVLAFSAVSDPVWAWATGGAVHGGIGASGVPLWFAVVALAASALLIVLSWWPLRNLFSRHQLMNASFNRWHLVNAYGAFGSVTKQRYEVVVEGTADDPHDPEAEWREYGFKGKPGEVRRLPRQFAPYHLRLDWLMWFLALGSRDSPWFEVFLLRLLQADRPTLRLLRDDPFDGTAPRAVRARMFLYRFSTRAEKRETGDRWVRTEVGALVPAVSLRGDDER, encoded by the coding sequence GTGGACGTGTTCGGGTGGCTGGCGGGAACCGATTACACCATCGCTCGGGAGATCCTGCAGCGCGGTGTGGCGGCGCTCTACCTGATCGCGTTCGTCTCGGCGGTGAACCAGTTCCCCGCCCTGCTCGGTGAGCACGGCCTGCTGCCGGCCCCGCGGTTCCTGCGGCACGCGTACGCCCGCAGCCAGCCGACCCTGTTCCGGTGGCGCTACAGCGACGGGATGCTGCTGGCGGTCGCGTGGACGGGCGCCGCGCTGTCCGCGCTGATCGTGGCCGGCGTCGTGCAGCTCGCGCCGTCGTGGCTGCTGGTGCCAGTCGTCCTGATCGTCTGGTTCCTCTACCTCTCGATCGTGCACATCGGGCAGACGTTCTACGGCTTCGGCTGGGAGAGCCTGCTGTGCGAGGCCGGGTTCACCGTCGCGTTCCTCGGCTCCTGGGACACGGCGCCGCCGATCACGATCATCCTGCTGGTGCGCTGGCTGATGTTCCGGCTGGAGTTCGGGGCGGGGATGATCAAGATGCGCGGCGACCGGTCGTGGCGCGACCTGACCGCGCTGTACTACCACCACGAGACCCAGCCGATGCCGAACCCGCTCAGCCGCACCGCCCACCTGCTGCCGCGCTGGTGGCACAGGGTGGAGGTTCTGGGCAACCACTTCGCGCAGCTCGTGGCGCCCTGGCTGCTGTTCCTGCCGCAGCCGGTGGCGAGCGCGGCAGCAGCCGTCGTCATCCTCACCCAGTTCTGGCTGATCGCGACCGGCAACTTCGCCTGGCTGAACTGGATCACGGTCGTGCTCGCGTTCTCGGCCGTCAGCGACCCGGTGTGGGCGTGGGCCACCGGAGGAGCCGTGCACGGCGGGATCGGCGCGTCCGGCGTCCCGCTCTGGTTCGCCGTCGTCGCTCTCGCGGCCAGCGCGCTGCTCATCGTGCTCAGCTGGTGGCCGTTGAGAAACCTGTTCTCGCGACACCAGCTGATGAACGCGAGCTTCAACCGCTGGCACCTGGTGAACGCCTACGGGGCGTTCGGCAGCGTGACGAAGCAGCGCTACGAGGTGGTCGTCGAGGGGACGGCGGACGACCCGCACGACCCCGAGGCGGAGTGGAGGGAGTACGGCTTCAAGGGGAAGCCGGGCGAGGTCCGGCGCCTCCCCCGCCAGTTCGCGCCGTACCATCTGCGGCTCGACTGGCTGATGTGGTTCCTCGCGCTGGGCTCGCGGGACTCGCCGTGGTTCGAGGTCTTCCTGCTCCGGCTGCTCCAGGCCGACCGTCCGACGCTCCGGCTGCTGCGGGACGATCCCTTCGACGGGACTGCGCCGCGGGCCGTGCGCGCTCGGATGTTCCTCTACCGGTTCAGCACGCGGGCGGAGAAGCGCGAGACGGGCGACCGCTGGGTCCGCACCGAGGTCGGCGCCCTGGTGCCGGCCGTGAGCCTGCGCGGCGACGACGAGCGGTGA
- a CDS encoding Fe-S oxidoreductase, which yields MRLLTGVFVDSPLSRLGYLYATIVGLVWGFVWSTGRVERRDGLFVFRGMPKRTFGRGGSCVGACYLTDRNVSDAVLEHEVVHKRHWQRYGMLLPFLYLLSGRDPLRNRFEIEAGLEKGGYL from the coding sequence GTGCGTCTGCTCACCGGGGTCTTCGTCGACTCCCCGCTCAGCCGGCTCGGATACCTCTACGCGACCATCGTCGGCCTGGTCTGGGGCTTCGTGTGGAGCACCGGTCGGGTGGAGCGTCGCGATGGCCTGTTCGTGTTCCGTGGGATGCCCAAGCGCACCTTCGGACGCGGCGGGTCGTGCGTCGGAGCGTGCTACCTCACCGACCGGAACGTGTCGGACGCCGTGCTGGAGCACGAGGTGGTGCACAAGCGGCATTGGCAGCGCTACGGGATGCTGCTGCCGTTCCTCTACCTGCTGTCCGGTCGCGACCCGCTGCGCAACCGGTTCGAGATCGAGGCGGGACTCGAGAAGGGCGGCTACCTGTGA
- a CDS encoding endonuclease/exonuclease/phosphatase family protein: MRIVSYNLRKHAAGHELADIAQTYDVDALCLQECDSEALPHELHHLRLADATRANRLGLAMYVRDERYEVLDTQVFAVNKSLHDRVLAPANERLLAALLRDRDNGERVLVGSFHAAPLTASNSLRRKQIAAAHDGMRSLAPDTPAIMVGDFNYPWFISGLERRLTTAGYTLNRTDEPTYLRYKYFTGYFDFVTSTGFEVQHVDVLPAGASDHRAIRLDAQRVVPDERAA; encoded by the coding sequence GTGCGGATCGTCAGCTACAACCTCCGCAAACACGCGGCCGGTCACGAGCTCGCCGACATCGCCCAGACCTACGACGTTGACGCCCTCTGCCTCCAGGAGTGCGACAGCGAGGCTCTCCCGCACGAGCTGCACCACCTCCGGCTCGCCGACGCCACCCGAGCGAACCGCCTCGGTCTCGCCATGTACGTGCGAGACGAGCGCTACGAAGTGCTCGACACCCAGGTGTTCGCGGTCAACAAGTCCCTGCACGACCGGGTGCTCGCGCCGGCGAACGAGCGGCTGCTCGCGGCGCTGCTGCGCGACCGCGACAACGGCGAGCGGGTGCTGGTCGGATCGTTCCACGCCGCGCCGCTCACCGCATCCAACTCGCTGCGCCGCAAGCAGATCGCCGCCGCCCACGACGGGATGCGCTCGCTCGCACCCGACACCCCGGCGATCATGGTCGGCGACTTCAACTACCCGTGGTTCATCAGCGGCCTCGAGCGCCGGCTGACGACGGCCGGATACACGCTGAACCGGACGGACGAGCCGACCTACCTGCGGTACAAGTACTTCACCGGCTACTTCGACTTCGTCACCTCCACCGGCTTCGAGGTCCAGCACGTGGATGTGCTGCCGGCCGGAGCATCCGACCACCGGGCGATCCGGCTGGACGCCCAGCGCGTCGTCCCGGACGAGCGCGCCGCCTAG
- a CDS encoding crotonase/enoyl-CoA hydratase family protein: MSEPKIVTEQRGHVLLIGFNRPEKRNAADFELLSALADAYGRLEHDPELRVGLVYAVGDHFTAGLDLADLGPRIGADGLSFVGEGGIDPWQVSGTSLSKPVVVAVQGTCLTLGIELMLAADIAVAARSTTFGQIEVTRGILPFGGATLRFPRAVGWGNAMRYILTGDLFDAAEAHRLGLVQEVVDDGAQFDAALAIAERIAAQAPLAVQAALANAKRAVRDGDAAAEAELQPALVRLVSSEDARIGMEAFLTRTPAEFVGR; encoded by the coding sequence ATGAGCGAACCCAAGATCGTCACCGAGCAGCGAGGCCACGTCCTGCTGATCGGCTTCAACCGGCCCGAAAAGCGCAACGCCGCGGACTTCGAACTGCTGAGCGCGCTGGCGGATGCGTACGGACGCCTGGAGCACGACCCCGAGCTGCGCGTCGGGCTGGTGTACGCCGTCGGTGACCACTTCACGGCGGGCCTCGACCTCGCCGACCTCGGGCCGCGCATCGGCGCCGACGGGCTGTCCTTCGTCGGCGAGGGCGGCATCGACCCGTGGCAGGTCTCTGGCACGAGCCTCAGCAAGCCGGTCGTCGTGGCCGTGCAGGGCACCTGCCTCACCCTCGGCATCGAGCTCATGCTCGCGGCGGACATCGCGGTGGCCGCACGGTCGACGACCTTCGGTCAGATCGAGGTGACGCGCGGCATCCTGCCGTTCGGCGGTGCGACGCTGCGGTTCCCGCGCGCGGTCGGCTGGGGCAACGCCATGCGGTACATCCTCACGGGCGACCTCTTCGACGCAGCGGAGGCCCATCGGCTGGGGCTGGTGCAGGAGGTCGTGGACGACGGCGCCCAATTCGACGCGGCCCTCGCGATCGCCGAGCGCATCGCGGCACAGGCGCCGCTGGCCGTGCAGGCGGCGCTCGCGAACGCCAAACGCGCGGTCCGCGACGGTGACGCGGCGGCTGAGGCGGAATTGCAGCCGGCCCTGGTGCGGTTGGTGTCAAGCGAGGACGCCCGCATCGGCATGGAGGCGTTCCTCACGAGGACACCGGCAGAGTTCGTCGGCCGGTGA
- a CDS encoding SDR family NAD(P)-dependent oxidoreductase — protein MSETGTGRRTVVVTGASSGIGAVAAARLAESGDEVAVVGRNPERTRAVAERAGATPFLADFERLDDVRALAAALLERYETIDVLANNAGGLYSRRELTADGHERTIQTNHLAPFLLTHLLRPRLEETAARGRDVRVVSTASLANRFGKLRLDDLDWERRPWRGGWQAYGTAKLATILFAAELGERLTGTGVTAYSFHPGTVVTSFGATSPLIRFGNAVTGGRYGVGPEKGAAPLLHLAGPVPVGAPSGTYFDRFRANGAMAAQARDAQLGRDLWALTAERVGVPA, from the coding sequence GTGAGTGAGACGGGCACAGGGCGGCGCACGGTCGTCGTCACCGGCGCGAGCTCCGGCATCGGCGCGGTGGCGGCCGCGCGACTGGCCGAGAGCGGGGACGAGGTGGCGGTCGTCGGCCGCAACCCGGAGCGCACCCGCGCGGTCGCGGAGCGCGCTGGGGCGACACCCTTCCTCGCCGACTTCGAGCGCCTGGACGACGTCCGCGCGCTCGCGGCCGCCCTGTTGGAGCGTTACGAGACCATCGACGTTCTGGCGAACAACGCCGGCGGACTCTACAGCCGGCGTGAGCTCACCGCCGACGGTCACGAGCGCACCATCCAGACCAACCACCTCGCCCCGTTCCTGCTCACCCACCTTCTGCGGCCCCGGCTCGAGGAGACCGCCGCCCGGGGCAGGGACGTCCGCGTCGTGTCCACCGCGAGCCTCGCCAACCGGTTCGGCAAGCTGCGGCTGGACGACCTCGACTGGGAGCGACGCCCGTGGCGGGGCGGCTGGCAGGCATACGGCACGGCGAAGCTCGCGACCATCCTGTTCGCCGCCGAGCTGGGCGAACGCCTCACCGGGACGGGGGTGACCGCCTACTCGTTCCATCCGGGGACGGTGGTCACGAGCTTCGGCGCGACGTCACCGCTCATCCGCTTCGGAAACGCCGTCACCGGAGGACGGTACGGGGTCGGCCCGGAGAAGGGCGCGGCTCCGCTGCTCCATCTCGCAGGGCCGGTGCCGGTGGGCGCGCCGAGCGGCACCTACTTCGACCGGTTCCGCGCGAACGGCGCGATGGCCGCGCAGGCCCGCGACGCGCAGCTCGGGCGCGACCTCTGGGCCCTCACTGCTGAACGGGTGGGTGTGCCCGCGTAG
- the ligD gene encoding non-homologous end-joining DNA ligase produces MAGDAVVLTVPGPHGDREIRISSPGRILWPELGITKLDLANYIVEVGDAFVRANGDRPVSLQRFPEGIDGEQFFSKNPPRGAPDFIRAVPVVYPSARSHPQLVIDEPAAAVWAVQMNTIVFHPWPSRAEDSDNPDQLRIDLDPQPGTGFADAVPAAIELRRVLGEAGLDAFIKTSGNRGLHVFAPIEPAHEFLEVRHAVIAAARELERRMPEKVTTAWWKEERGERIFVDFNQANRDRTMAGAYSPRALAHAPVATPVTWDELESVDPRDFTILTVPDRLRSVGDPWESFGEKPGRIDTLLEWWQRDTENGLGELPFPPDYPKMPGEPPRVQPSRAKKV; encoded by the coding sequence ATGGCAGGCGATGCGGTTGTCCTCACCGTCCCGGGTCCGCACGGGGATCGCGAGATCCGGATCTCGAGTCCGGGCCGGATCCTCTGGCCGGAGCTCGGCATCACGAAACTCGACCTCGCGAACTACATCGTGGAGGTGGGCGACGCGTTCGTCCGCGCGAACGGCGACCGCCCGGTCTCGCTGCAGCGCTTCCCGGAGGGGATCGACGGCGAGCAGTTCTTCTCGAAGAACCCGCCGCGCGGTGCGCCGGACTTCATCCGGGCCGTCCCTGTCGTCTACCCGAGTGCGCGCTCCCATCCGCAGCTGGTGATCGACGAGCCGGCGGCCGCGGTCTGGGCGGTCCAGATGAACACGATCGTGTTCCATCCCTGGCCCTCGCGGGCGGAGGACTCCGACAACCCCGACCAGCTGCGGATCGACCTCGACCCGCAGCCCGGCACCGGCTTCGCCGACGCCGTTCCCGCCGCGATCGAACTGCGCCGGGTACTGGGGGAGGCGGGCCTCGACGCCTTCATCAAGACTTCGGGCAACCGCGGGCTTCACGTCTTCGCGCCGATCGAGCCGGCGCACGAGTTCTTGGAGGTGCGGCACGCGGTCATCGCGGCCGCGCGCGAGCTCGAGCGGAGGATGCCGGAGAAGGTCACGACGGCGTGGTGGAAGGAGGAGCGCGGCGAGAGGATCTTCGTCGACTTCAACCAGGCCAACCGCGACAGGACGATGGCGGGCGCATACAGCCCGCGGGCGCTCGCACACGCCCCGGTGGCGACGCCCGTGACCTGGGATGAGCTGGAGTCGGTGGACCCGAGGGACTTCACCATCCTCACCGTGCCGGACCGGCTGCGGTCGGTCGGCGACCCGTGGGAGTCGTTCGGGGAGAAGCCCGGCCGCATCGACACCCTGCTCGAGTGGTGGCAGCGCGACACCGAGAACGGCCTCGGTGAGCTGCCGTTCCCTCCCGACTACCCGAAGATGCCGGGGGAGCCGCCGCGCGTGCAGCCGAGCCGGGCCAAGAAGGTGTAG
- a CDS encoding arginase family protein: MSGASFLVIPQWQGSGSSRAMRLIDGAEAIQGDLPAGATHVVPVPASAGESLGTGVHRFSSLNAVRELAAAELAVLEAPVVTIGGDCAADLASVQHVLATHPEGSVALVWFDAHADLNDVEGSPSGAFHGMVVRALLGDAPDGLAATGASRLDPSRLILAGTRALDDGESAYVEAESVRVIAPGELDDPDALIRAVEATGATAVYLHIDLDVLDPAAIEGIGYPEPFGIAPEQLTEAIRALRGRFELAGAAVTEFAPESPDAAGRDLPVILRILGALTGPLRPPGGSSTARPPRHLSTDDAPPETAG; this comes from the coding sequence ATGAGCGGAGCGTCGTTCCTCGTCATCCCGCAGTGGCAGGGCTCCGGGTCGTCCCGGGCGATGCGCCTGATCGACGGGGCGGAGGCGATCCAGGGCGATCTGCCGGCCGGTGCGACGCACGTGGTGCCGGTGCCCGCATCCGCCGGTGAGTCCCTCGGCACGGGTGTGCACCGGTTCTCGTCGCTGAACGCCGTCCGGGAGCTCGCCGCCGCCGAGCTGGCTGTGCTCGAGGCGCCGGTCGTGACGATCGGCGGCGACTGCGCGGCGGATCTGGCGAGCGTCCAGCACGTCCTCGCGACGCATCCCGAGGGCTCGGTCGCGCTGGTCTGGTTCGACGCCCACGCCGATCTGAACGACGTCGAAGGGTCGCCGTCCGGCGCCTTCCACGGGATGGTGGTGCGCGCGCTCCTCGGCGACGCCCCGGACGGTCTGGCGGCGACCGGCGCCTCCCGGCTCGACCCGTCCCGGCTGATCCTCGCCGGCACCCGCGCCCTCGACGACGGCGAGAGCGCGTATGTGGAGGCGGAGAGCGTGCGCGTGATCGCTCCGGGCGAACTGGATGATCCGGATGCGCTCATCCGTGCGGTCGAGGCGACCGGGGCGACGGCGGTCTACCTGCACATCGACCTCGACGTGCTCGACCCCGCCGCCATCGAGGGAATCGGTTATCCGGAGCCGTTCGGGATCGCGCCGGAGCAGCTGACGGAGGCGATCCGGGCGCTGCGCGGACGGTTCGAGCTCGCCGGCGCCGCCGTCACGGAGTTCGCGCCGGAATCCCCCGATGCCGCCGGACGCGACCTGCCCGTGATCCTGCGCATCCTCGGTGCTCTCACCGGCCCGCTGCGGCCGCCGGGAGGTTCCTCCACAGCCCGGCCACCGCGTCATCTCTCCACCGATGACGCGCCGCCCGAGACCGCCGGCTGA
- a CDS encoding NAD(P)/FAD-dependent oxidoreductase: MTTSTEYDVIVIGAGAVGENVADRAAQGGLRTVIVESELVGGECSYWACMPSKALLRSAAVLRAAERVGGAREAVTGPLDVEAVLRRRDYMTSDWKDDGQVKWLEGAGIDLVRGFGVITAPREVTVTAEDGTVTVLTAKHAVAVSTGSASLLPDIPGLRESEPWTSRDATSAKRVPVSLAVLGGGTVGTEMATAYAGFGTEVHLIARSGLLGSDEPFAGEMVAASLRELGATLHLDVSTIAVERVDGGRYRTTLSDGTTVETDELLVATGRVPRTAGIGLDAFGLEEGAWLQVDDSMRVLGADGEPVDGGWLYGVGDVNHRALLTHQGKYQARAAGDAIAARAKGRDVSLAPWGAFVATADHRAVPQVTFTDPEVASVGLTAAAAEKAGHRIRVVDYPIGSVAGAYVVADDYEGHARMVVDEDRGVVIGATFVGQDVGELLHSATIAVVGEVPLNRLWHAVPSYPTISEVWLRLLEAYGRPEE; this comes from the coding sequence ATGACCACATCCACCGAGTACGACGTCATCGTGATCGGCGCCGGCGCCGTGGGCGAGAACGTGGCCGATCGTGCGGCGCAGGGGGGCCTGCGCACCGTGATCGTCGAATCGGAGCTGGTCGGCGGAGAGTGCTCGTACTGGGCGTGCATGCCGTCCAAGGCACTGCTGCGCTCCGCCGCCGTCCTGCGTGCGGCCGAGCGCGTGGGCGGTGCCCGCGAGGCGGTCACCGGTCCCCTCGACGTGGAGGCGGTGCTCCGGCGCCGCGACTACATGACGAGCGACTGGAAGGACGACGGCCAGGTGAAGTGGCTGGAGGGGGCCGGCATCGACCTCGTCCGCGGATTCGGCGTCATCACCGCGCCGCGCGAGGTCACCGTCACCGCCGAGGACGGCACGGTCACCGTGCTCACGGCGAAGCACGCCGTCGCGGTCAGCACCGGTTCCGCGTCGCTGCTGCCGGACATCCCGGGGCTGCGCGAGAGCGAGCCGTGGACGAGCCGCGACGCGACAAGCGCGAAGCGGGTCCCCGTGTCCCTGGCCGTGCTGGGCGGCGGCACGGTCGGCACCGAGATGGCGACGGCCTACGCCGGGTTCGGCACAGAGGTGCACCTCATCGCCCGCAGCGGCCTCCTCGGCTCCGACGAGCCGTTCGCCGGCGAGATGGTGGCGGCGTCGCTGCGGGAGCTCGGCGCGACACTGCACCTCGACGTGTCGACGATCGCGGTCGAGCGGGTCGACGGCGGGCGTTACCGCACGACCCTCTCCGACGGCACGACGGTGGAGACGGACGAGCTGCTGGTCGCGACCGGCCGGGTGCCGCGCACGGCCGGCATCGGCCTCGACGCCTTCGGCCTCGAAGAGGGCGCCTGGCTGCAGGTCGACGACAGCATGCGCGTGCTCGGCGCCGACGGGGAGCCCGTCGACGGCGGCTGGCTCTACGGCGTCGGCGACGTGAACCACCGCGCGCTGCTCACCCACCAGGGCAAGTACCAGGCGCGCGCGGCCGGTGACGCGATCGCCGCCCGCGCGAAGGGGCGCGACGTCTCGCTCGCGCCGTGGGGCGCGTTCGTGGCGACGGCCGACCACCGCGCGGTTCCGCAGGTCACCTTCACCGACCCCGAGGTCGCGTCCGTCGGGCTCACGGCGGCGGCCGCGGAGAAGGCCGGTCACCGCATCCGCGTCGTCGACTACCCGATCGGCAGCGTCGCCGGAGCCTACGTGGTCGCCGACGACTACGAGGGCCACGCCAGGATGGTCGTCGACGAGGACCGCGGCGTCGTCATCGGCGCCACGTTCGTCGGCCAGGACGTCGGGGAGCTGCTGCACTCGGCGACCATCGCCGTCGTCGGCGAGGTTCCGCTGAACCGGCTCTGGCACGCGGTTCCCTCCTACCCCACCATCAGCGAGGTCTGGCTGCGCCTGCTCGAGGCGTACGGACGCCCGGAGGAGTGA